The Amycolatopsis nigrescens CSC17Ta-90 genomic interval TGAGCAATGAGCCAGACCTCTACCGGCCGGTCGTGGGCGGTGTGCGGCACCGGACCGAGGGGCAAGGCCGGCCCGCCGCCGGATCGACCGTCGAGCTGCTGTGCGGCGCGCGGTACCAGGTCAGCTCCCGCACCTACACCACCCACGTCTACCACGACTGCCCTGCCTGCGACGAAATCAACCAGGAACGTGGTGATCAGCGTGCCTGACACCCCCGCCGACCGGGACAGGAAAGCCCGCCACTACGCCCAGCGCGCCGCGGAAGCGCCGACGATCAACGAGCGCGCCAACGCACGCCGCTGGCTCCGCCGCAACGGTTACCCCCACCTCGTACCCGACGTACCGCCCCTCACCCCCGCAGGCAGGAAGTCCAAGAAGACAACCGCCGAGCCAGCGGCCCCACCGCTACCGCCGGTGCGGATCTGCCGCGTGCACGACCACCTCGACCGCCGCTGCGCCTGCTACACCAGCACCGACTGACCACCAGCCGGGCACCGTCGATGCTCCGAACGGGTGGTTACCACCCACACCGTCGACGAGACCACCACTCGGCCAGCAATCACGATTATTCCAATTGAGCTGGGTTCAGCCACGCCACTTAGCAATATGAGCAGGTCTTGAGGGCAACTCGTCGAGCTGCATTACCTGGCTGTCGACGATTAGCTCAGGACCATGTGTCAGAAACCTAGCCCTGACCAGCAGGTTTCGATTGCAAATAGCCCCGCAAGTTGCTCGCCTGTTCTCCACGTGCTCGCTACGGTCGGCGTTCGGGTGGGACGATTCGAGTAATCGCGGCGGGGGATGTAATGGGCCGGAACAGGCCGTCCGAGTTCGAGGGCGATCGTGTGGTGTCAGTCGCTCCTGCAGTGCTCGGCTCGGAGATGATCGAGGACGACGACACCCCCGACGAGCTGTTCACCCCCACCGCCCGCGCCGTCACCGAAGACGACATGACACTGGTGCTGCGCGAACTGGAAGACGGCGGGCGCGCGATGCTGGTCTATTCGTCGCTGGACCTGCTCGCCGCCGGATGTGGTGAACAGCAACCGTGGATGGGCTTCCGCGCCCACGCGCTGCACGACCTTCAGCACGCCGCCGGCGCGTCGGTGGTGCTGTGGGATCCGCTGGTGGATCCGGTGGTACGTCAGTATGGGGAGTACGACGAGGAGGGGCGATGAACCAAGCAGGGGGATATCATGCCGACCCGGGCACGCTGAGCAGCGTCGCGGGAATGCTTCGAAGCGCCAGCAGTGATCTCGATGGCTCGGCCGGACCGCCACCGGCCCCGGCGCTCGGAGTCGCGACCGCAGCGGTGGCGGACTTCCTGGCGCGGCTCACCGAGCAAACGGCAACGGCCGCTCAGGGGATGGCAGCCGCCGCCGGCGCGGTGACCGACAGCCAGAACCAGTACGAGGCAGCCGAGCACTGGAACGCCGATAACCTGCCCAAGCCGGGCCCGAAACCGAGCTGACCCAGGAGAACGACATGCCGTTGAACACCTGGGTGGCCGGCGACCCGGCCAGCGCCAGAGCCACCAGCGCCTGGATGCGCAGCATGGCCGAGAACATCCGAGCCGCGGGCGCCGGCGCGAACAACGCCGGTGCCACGAGCATGGAGGGCTGGTCCGGCCAATCCGCCGAGGCCTTCCGCCAGATCATGAGTCAGAGCGGCAAGGGCATGGACGACCTCGGGTTCGTCGGCTACAGCAGCGGCGCGGACGCACTCGACGCCCACGCCGCCGACCTCGAAACCGTGAAAGCACGAATGCAGCAAGCCCGCGATGTGGCCGCTCAAGGCGGGCTCACCCTGACCGAAAAGGAAATCCTGGAACCGGGACCACCTCCCCCGGACCCTCCCCCTGTCTCCGGCAATGGCCCGGAGACCCCAGCCCAGGCCGGCGCCCGCGCGCAGATGGTGGCCGCCAAGGAGGCCTACGCGCGCCAGGTGAAAGCCTGGACCGAAGCCACCCTCACCGTCTCCGGATCCCGCGACATCGAAAACAACTCCATCGATGTCCTGCTCAGCTACCTGACCAACGTCGGCGAGAAATGGCACATCAACGCCGCCGACTTCGGCACCGGCCTCGCCGCCGCCACCCTCGCCCAGAAGGTCAAATTCACCAGCAACGCCCAGTACTTCAAGAACATCGCAGCAGAATCATTCAAGATAGCCGACGACGTGGGCATGACCGCCGCCCAACGCGCACACATGATCATCCAAGGCACCAAAGCCAACGCGAAATCATTGAGCAATCTCGCCAAGGGCGAAGCAGCCATTGCCGGAAAATTTCTTGAGCGAATGCCACCTTGGGTGAAGACCATCGTACTGGGCGAGCTGGATAAGATCGCAAAGACACCCGGACTAAATAAGATACCAGGCTTAGAAAGGGCCATGCCCGCACTAAAAAAGATTCCTATCGCCGGAACCGCTCTCACAGGCGGAAGTGTACTTATCGATATTAGCCAGAAAAAGGATCCGACCACGAGTGTGGTGTCCAATTTAGGAGGGCTCGGAGCCGGGGTCCTCGTGGGCGCCGCCGTCGGCGGGCCAGTTGGCGCAGCCGCTGGTTTCCTCGTGTCCACCGGTACGGGCTGGGCGATCGAAACGTTCATGAGCGAAGAAAGCCAACGTGTTCTGGATCAGATTAACAAACCGGAAGTACAAGACAACCTCCCATGGCACCTGCGCAACCCTTTACGATAAAGAATGAGAAGCGTGTGAGCCCGACCGACTTGCCCCCAAAGCCCGACCGCAACACTGGTGATCCCAGGCCCCCGCGTGCTCCAGTCGAGTCCAGCGAAGGGCGTTCACATAAGAGCGCATGGGACGCGCGACGAGTTCCACCATCGCCAGAAGGTGAGGGGCCGGTCCTGGAGTGGTACGCAGAGCCGCATAAGCACCAGATCTACGGCGCTTTGCTAGGCGGTGGACTCATGGCGGGGTTCTATTCCCTCGCGAGCTGGTCACTGAACTGGACCAGTAAGTGGTACATGTGGGCTTTTCTCGTCGCAATAGCTGGCTTTGGCTATCTCGCCGTCAAGTCTCACCGTGTTTCCGCTGGCGCCGACTGGTTTCGCGACCAGGACCAGTTTGTCAAGACATACGAGCTGACATGGGTGGAAGTATCAGGTTACGCTGGGGGATGGAACCTTGGCTTGCGGGACACCCAGGACAACAAAATTGATACTACACTTTCACGAGTTCAGACAAATAACGAGCTGTGGGATTTGGTCTACAACGGGATTCGGCATTCGGTTGCGAACGGCGCTCAGACAACACCTGATGCCGTGAAACGGCTGAAGCTGTGGGACGTGGTCCGGCTGCGTGACGAGCGGGCCGCTGATCAGTAGTACGGGGGGTTGTTCGTGCGGAGACCGCCGGGTGGTTGTATCGGTCCATGCCCGTCACAGTCGGAATCAACCACGTCACCACGATCACCGCGGACCTCGACCGGATGGTGCGGTTCTATTCGGAGATGTTCGATGCCGAGAAGGTGTTCGAGGGGCCGGCGGTCGACGGTTACCCGCGGATGGCCATCGTCGAGCTCGGTGCCACCCGCTACCTGAAGGTCGTCGAAGACCGGACTAAGCGAACCGAGGCCGTCCCGGAGCCGGATTCCGGTGCGGTGACCGAGCGTTTCGGGCTGGCCGTGGACTCCCTTTCGACACTGCGGGACCTCCGCGAACACATGGTGGGCGCGGGCGCGGCGGTCGGTGAGATCGAGCGGCTGCCCACGCAGTGGGTGCTGGCGTGCACCGATCCGGACGGCACGCCGCTGCAGGTCTCCGCGCACGCGCGGCCGGTGGCCCGGCCGCCTGAGCGCGCCGGAATCAGTGCCGGAATCAGTGCCGGAATCAGTGCTGGGCCCAGCTGTCCGGCCGGGTGCCGTCGATATCGGTGAACCCGTACGCGGCGGCCAGTTCCGCCGAGGTCACCGACCGCTGGTTCCAGCGTCCCCGCTCCCCGTCCGCGGCGAGGGCCGCGATCCCGCGCCCGACGTAACGGGGTGACTCCGAGGCGGCGAAACCCGCTGGCGCTGGGGGAAAGCCTTCGACCGAGCCGTCCAGCGCGGCGCGCCAGTTCACCTCGGTCACCCCGAAGTTGTCCAGCATCAGCTCCGAACGCAGCCAGCCCGGCGTCACCGCGACCGCCGTCGCGCCATGCGGTTCGAGTTCGTGGCCCATCGAGAAGCCCAGCCGGTTCACCGCCACCTTCGCCAGGTCGTAGTACACCGAGATCCGGTACTGGTCCGCGTTGAACGCGGCCGTCCCGTCGGTGACCTCGATCAGCAGCCCGCCATGGCGGTCCACCAGCAGCGGCAGCACGTGGTGCGCGGTGATCAGGTGGGTGTCGATCGCCAGCCGGAGGATGCGCAGCCCGGTGTCCAGATCATGCCGCCACACCGGCGTGTTCCACGTGGCCGGCGGGCCCTTCAGTACCTCGGCTCCCCAGATGTCGTTCACCAGCACGTCGACGTGACCGTAGTCGGTGCGAAGCCGTTCTGCCAGCGACCGCACCTGTGCCGGGTCGAGGTGGTCGACTTGGATCGGAACCCCGAGGCCGCCGAGTTCGGTCACCAGCGCGGCGGTGCCTTCGATGGTCTCCCCGCGCTGATAATCGGATCGGATCGCGGGGTCACCGGAGCTGCTGCTGCGCCCGGTGCACACCACCGTCGCGCCGGCTTCGCCCAGCGCGGCCGCGATGCCACGGCCGGCACCGCGGGTGGCACCGGCCACCACCGCCACCCGGCCGCGGAGAGCTTCAGGATCCGGCGACCACGTCATCCGGGCAGCCTTTCAGGCCGGATCACCCCGCGCAAACGTCCATCACTCCGCCGGGATCGGTTTCCTTGCGGCGACGAGCAGCCGGGGGGTGGTCGCCAGTACCGGCCTGGTCTCGCGGGCCTCGGCGATCAGCACCGCGGCGGCGGTCGTGCCCAGCTCGTCCGCGAGTTCGCGCCGGTGCGCCAGGATGCCGCGGTACACCGCGAGCTGGCGGTGCAGCCAGTCCGGGGTCTCTTCGCGCACCAGCACCTCCAGTCCGGCATCGGCGAGCAACCGCCGGTGGTCGAGATAGCCGGGTTCCCAAGTGGTGAACACGAACCTGGCCCCCGGTTTGAGCACCCTGGCGACCTCGGTCAGCGCGGCCGGCTTGTCCCACACCATCCACAACGCGTCCACGCTCAGCACCCCGTCGCAGGACGCGGTCTCCAGTCCGGTGTGCTCGAAGCTGCCCACCTCGAACCTGGCGTCCGCGAGTCCCAGCTCGGCCGCCCGGCCGGCGGCCTCCGTCACGGCCGCGGCCACCACGTCCACCCCGGCCAGTGCGGCGCCCAATGCCCTGGCGACCCAGATCCCGGGCCCGCCGCGCCCGCAGCCGACGTCGGCGAGACGCTGCCCCGGCTCCGTATCGACGAGTTCGGTGAGCCGGCGCAGGTCG includes:
- a CDS encoding SAV_915 family protein codes for the protein MSVAPAVLGSEMIEDDDTPDELFTPTARAVTEDDMTLVLRELEDGGRAMLVYSSLDLLAAGCGEQQPWMGFRAHALHDLQHAAGASVVLWDPLVDPVVRQYGEYDEEGR
- a CDS encoding VOC family protein, with translation MPVTVGINHVTTITADLDRMVRFYSEMFDAEKVFEGPAVDGYPRMAIVELGATRYLKVVEDRTKRTEAVPEPDSGAVTERFGLAVDSLSTLRDLREHMVGAGAAVGEIERLPTQWVLACTDPDGTPLQVSAHARPVARPPERAGISAGISAGISAGPSCPAGCRRYR
- a CDS encoding SDR family oxidoreductase — its product is MTWSPDPEALRGRVAVVAGATRGAGRGIAAALGEAGATVVCTGRSSSSGDPAIRSDYQRGETIEGTAALVTELGGLGVPIQVDHLDPAQVRSLAERLRTDYGHVDVLVNDIWGAEVLKGPPATWNTPVWRHDLDTGLRILRLAIDTHLITAHHVLPLLVDRHGGLLIEVTDGTAAFNADQYRISVYYDLAKVAVNRLGFSMGHELEPHGATAVAVTPGWLRSELMLDNFGVTEVNWRAALDGSVEGFPPAPAGFAASESPRYVGRGIAALAADGERGRWNQRSVTSAELAAAYGFTDIDGTRPDSWAQH
- a CDS encoding class I SAM-dependent methyltransferase, which produces MTSASTGEFSQEEDRYAEVLRRQRDSATLREIYRNAYGADYPEEIDPFGFVTMTDLRRLTELVDTEPGQRLADVGCGRGGPGIWVARALGAALAGVDVVAAAVTEAAGRAAELGLADARFEVGSFEHTGLETASCDGVLSVDALWMVWDKPAALTEVARVLKPGARFVFTTWEPGYLDHRRLLADAGLEVLVREETPDWLHRQLAVYRGILAHRRELADELGTTAAAVLIAEARETRPVLATTPRLLVAARKPIPAE